In one Cloacibacillus porcorum genomic region, the following are encoded:
- a CDS encoding monomethylamine:corrinoid methyltransferase, whose protein sequence is MSTFRMWEVFAKADDGPFYKDQGEWMIKSFIPNMRRVVKEHNIKYDGKTIVNQDDDLADRVWEAAKDFFVSVGVYNQDTHRVMKFTEREVNEVLYTKRPKYMIGAGHDQRWLQVRAVEDKERRPFHLFSPDANFSTDIHKKACMAYLKEPLLDGLCAPLLEDFMGRKATSQSPTEVAAAMEHAMNLRDAQRLVGRPDVWTVSVGTAESAQAQIAAGNPVWGVRQSHLDGRMVSILTEMTTNNAMLNKSLHYRSYGNVFGNLCGAIFGGHAGGTEGTLVLQTAYNIEGACLYGSCWALNFPFHLKWQSTTTRELLWLQSVLSQAMSRNSNLIFLNNLFANAGPGTEQLYWECANHAIALESSGGNPWGAATCRNKFTDMATPLESRFYHETNEASFKMRLSRAKAEEICQKIMEKYEKLIPIDNYGKHIQEVYDMDRLAPRQEYLDQYERMRDELSKLGVEYAY, encoded by the coding sequence ATGTCAACATTCAGAATGTGGGAAGTATTCGCGAAGGCCGATGACGGCCCGTTCTACAAGGACCAGGGAGAGTGGATGATCAAGAGCTTCATCCCCAACATGAGAAGGGTCGTTAAAGAGCACAACATCAAGTACGACGGAAAGACGATCGTCAACCAGGACGACGACCTCGCCGACAGAGTATGGGAGGCCGCGAAGGACTTCTTCGTATCAGTCGGCGTGTATAACCAGGATACCCACCGCGTTATGAAGTTTACGGAGCGCGAAGTCAACGAAGTGCTCTACACAAAGCGCCCCAAGTATATGATCGGCGCCGGCCATGATCAGCGCTGGCTCCAGGTCCGCGCGGTAGAGGATAAGGAACGCCGTCCCTTCCACCTCTTCAGCCCCGACGCCAACTTCAGCACCGACATCCACAAGAAGGCCTGCATGGCTTACCTGAAGGAACCCCTTCTTGACGGTCTCTGCGCTCCTCTGCTTGAGGATTTCATGGGCCGCAAGGCGACCTCCCAGAGCCCGACCGAAGTGGCGGCGGCGATGGAGCACGCGATGAACCTCAGAGACGCCCAGCGCCTCGTCGGCAGACCCGACGTCTGGACGGTCTCCGTCGGCACCGCGGAATCGGCTCAGGCCCAGATCGCGGCGGGAAACCCCGTCTGGGGCGTACGCCAGTCACATCTCGACGGCCGCATGGTCTCCATCCTCACGGAGATGACGACCAACAACGCGATGCTCAACAAGTCGCTCCACTACCGTTCATACGGCAACGTATTCGGTAACCTCTGCGGCGCCATCTTCGGCGGACACGCGGGCGGCACCGAAGGCACGCTCGTCCTCCAGACGGCTTACAATATCGAAGGCGCGTGCCTCTACGGTTCATGCTGGGCGCTGAACTTCCCCTTCCATCTCAAGTGGCAGTCGACGACCACCAGAGAGCTCCTCTGGCTCCAGAGCGTACTGAGCCAGGCGATGTCACGCAACTCGAACCTCATCTTCCTCAACAACCTCTTCGCGAACGCCGGCCCCGGAACGGAGCAGCTTTACTGGGAGTGCGCGAACCACGCCATCGCCCTTGAATCCTCGGGCGGCAACCCGTGGGGCGCCGCGACCTGCCGCAACAAGTTCACCGACATGGCGACGCCGCTCGAATCACGCTTCTACCATGAGACCAATGAGGCCTCCTTCAAGATGCGTCTGAGCAGGGCAAAAGCGGAAGAGATCTGCCAGAAGATCATGGAGAAGTACGAGAAACTCATCCCCATCGACAACTACGGCAAGCATATCCAGGAAGTCTACGATATGGACCGTCTCGCGCCGCGTCAGGAATACCTTGACCAGTATGAGCGCATGAGGGACGAACTCAGCAAACTCGGCGTCGAATACGCCTATTAA
- a CDS encoding uroporphyrinogen decarboxylase family protein has translation MNGKERVLKALRFEEVDRVPWVPFTGVHVAKLVDSNAEELLKNGDILVKAVSAAAERYYADGVCSAFDLQAEAEVLGCALHWSKNNPPAVTGHVLAQGKTLEDLPEFTKDKGRLPMFFEATRKLVEKVGDEKAVFALCCGPFTLALHLRGSAFIMDMMKKPDEAHKVLEYCAEITRRMGEWYMETGAHVVAVVDPMTSQIAPKHFEAFVTPYVKPVIDEVHGKGGIVTLFCCGNATKNIELMMKSKPDAIAFDEQVDLQFVKDLADQYHVSFEGNIPLTTTLLFGSPRECVADIKKRIEIGGRRGYILSPGCDLPYDTPFYNLEAVGKYAATGEEPSETSGFMSLEEALNSAEESGDIFEDVKIEPGKVFIEIVTLDSEGCAPCQYMCEAVKNVAPIYGDKLSWRESLIKSAAGIKRTMSLGVSTLPTLLINNEVVFDNITPTADALIKEIDKRL, from the coding sequence ATGAACGGAAAAGAGAGAGTTTTGAAGGCTCTGCGTTTTGAAGAGGTAGACCGCGTACCGTGGGTTCCCTTCACCGGCGTCCATGTGGCGAAGCTCGTAGACTCCAACGCCGAAGAGCTTTTAAAGAACGGAGATATTCTTGTAAAGGCCGTCAGCGCGGCCGCCGAACGTTATTATGCGGACGGCGTCTGCTCGGCATTTGACCTGCAGGCCGAGGCCGAAGTCCTCGGGTGCGCTCTGCACTGGAGCAAGAACAACCCGCCGGCGGTTACCGGGCACGTACTCGCGCAGGGCAAAACGCTGGAAGATCTGCCTGAGTTTACAAAGGATAAGGGCCGTCTGCCAATGTTCTTCGAGGCGACGAGAAAACTAGTGGAAAAAGTCGGCGACGAGAAGGCCGTCTTCGCACTCTGCTGCGGACCCTTTACGCTCGCGCTCCATCTGCGCGGCTCGGCCTTCATCATGGACATGATGAAAAAGCCGGACGAGGCCCATAAGGTTCTTGAATACTGCGCCGAGATCACGCGCCGTATGGGCGAGTGGTATATGGAGACCGGCGCGCATGTCGTGGCGGTCGTCGACCCGATGACAAGCCAGATCGCCCCGAAACACTTCGAGGCCTTCGTCACGCCCTACGTGAAACCCGTAATTGACGAGGTGCACGGCAAGGGCGGCATCGTCACGCTCTTCTGCTGCGGCAACGCGACAAAGAACATCGAACTCATGATGAAGAGCAAGCCCGACGCGATCGCCTTCGACGAACAGGTCGATCTTCAGTTCGTCAAGGACCTCGCCGATCAATATCACGTCTCCTTCGAAGGCAACATTCCGCTGACGACGACCCTGCTCTTCGGCTCTCCGCGCGAATGCGTCGCGGATATTAAGAAGAGGATAGAGATCGGCGGCCGCCGCGGATATATCCTCTCACCGGGCTGCGACCTGCCCTACGACACCCCGTTCTACAACCTTGAGGCCGTAGGCAAGTATGCCGCGACCGGCGAAGAGCCCTCGGAGACCTCCGGTTTCATGTCGCTCGAAGAGGCGCTCAACAGCGCCGAAGAGTCGGGAGACATATTCGAAGACGTGAAGATAGAGCCAGGCAAGGTATTCATCGAGATAGTCACCCTCGACTCGGAGGGCTGCGCTCCCTGCCAGTATATGTGCGAGGCTGTAAAGAACGTGGCCCCGATCTACGGAGACAAACTCTCCTGGCGCGAGTCGCTGATCAAGAGCGCCGCCGGCATCAAGCGCACGATGTCACTCGGCGTCTCAACGCTGCCGACGCTTCTTATCAACAACGAGGTCGTCTTCGACAACATTACGCCGACGGCGGACGCGCTTATCAAAGAGATAGACAAGAGACTGTAA